A stretch of Cupriavidus necator DNA encodes these proteins:
- the phaR gene encoding polyhydroxyalkanoate synthesis repressor PhaR gives MATTKKGAERLIKKYPNRRLYDTQTSTYITLADVKQLVMDSEEFKVVDAKSGDELTRSILLQIILEEETGGVPMFSSAMLSQIIRFYGHAMQGMMGTYLEKNIQAFIDIQNKLAENSKGLYSGETFSPDMWSQFMNMQGPMMQGMMSNYIEQSKNLFVQMQEQMQSQAKNMFGTFPFNQPDKK, from the coding sequence ATGGCCACGACCAAAAAAGGCGCAGAGCGACTGATCAAAAAGTATCCGAACCGTAGGCTCTACGACACCCAGACCAGCACCTACATCACCCTGGCCGACGTCAAGCAGCTGGTCATGGATTCAGAAGAATTCAAGGTCGTCGACGCCAAGTCTGGTGACGAACTGACCCGCAGCATCTTGCTGCAGATCATCCTGGAAGAAGAAACGGGCGGCGTGCCGATGTTCTCCAGCGCGATGCTGTCGCAGATCATCCGCTTCTACGGCCATGCCATGCAGGGCATGATGGGCACCTACCTGGAAAAGAACATCCAGGCCTTCATCGACATCCAGAACAAGCTGGCCGAGAACTCCAAGGGCCTGTATTCCGGCGAAACCTTCAGCCCCGACATGTGGTCGCAGTTCATGAACATGCAGGGCCCGATGATGCAGGGCATGATGAGCAACTACATCGAGCAGAGCAAGAACCTGTTCGTGCAGATGCAGGAGCAGATGCAAAGCCAGGCCAAAAATATGTTCGGGACGTTCCCGTTCAACCAGCCGGACAAGAAGTAA
- a CDS encoding addiction module antidote protein: MKEPTRPWDSAEHLRNDQEIAAYLDACLAEAGDDDRFIAYALGVVARARGMTRLARETGLSRESLYRSLSGEGNPEFGTIWKVMRALGIRLHASAG; encoded by the coding sequence ATGAAGGAACCAACCCGCCCCTGGGACTCCGCCGAGCATCTGAGGAACGATCAGGAGATCGCCGCCTACCTGGATGCCTGCCTGGCCGAGGCCGGCGACGACGATCGATTCATTGCCTACGCACTCGGGGTGGTGGCGCGTGCGCGCGGCATGACGCGACTGGCCCGCGAAACGGGCCTTTCGCGCGAAAGCCTCTACCGCTCGCTCTCAGGCGAAGGCAATCCGGAGTTCGGGACGATCTGGAAGGTGATGCGGGCGCTGGGCATCCGCCTGCATGCGAGCGCTGGCTGA
- a CDS encoding 3-ketoacyl-ACP reductase, whose amino-acid sequence MTQRIAYVTGGMGGIGTAICQRLAKDGFRVVAGCGPNSPRREKWLEQQKALGFDFIASEGNVADWDSTKTAFDKVKSEVGEVDVLINNAGITRDVVFRKMTRADWDAVIDTNLTSLFNVTKQVIDGMADRGWGRIVNISSVNGQKGQFGQTNYSTAKAGLHGFTMALAQEVATKGVTVNTVSPGYIATDMVKAIRQDVLDKIVATIPVKRLGLPEEIASICAWLSSEESGFSTGADFSLNGGLHMG is encoded by the coding sequence ATGACTCAGCGCATTGCGTATGTGACCGGCGGCATGGGTGGTATCGGAACCGCCATTTGCCAGCGGCTGGCCAAGGATGGCTTTCGTGTGGTGGCCGGTTGCGGCCCCAACTCGCCGCGCCGCGAAAAGTGGCTGGAGCAGCAGAAGGCCCTGGGCTTCGATTTCATTGCCTCGGAAGGCAATGTGGCTGACTGGGACTCGACCAAGACCGCATTCGACAAGGTCAAGTCCGAGGTCGGCGAGGTTGATGTGCTGATCAACAACGCCGGTATCACCCGCGACGTGGTGTTCCGCAAGATGACCCGCGCCGACTGGGATGCGGTGATCGACACCAACCTGACCTCGCTGTTCAACGTCACCAAGCAGGTGATCGACGGCATGGCCGACCGTGGCTGGGGCCGCATCGTCAACATCTCGTCGGTGAACGGGCAGAAGGGCCAGTTCGGCCAGACCAACTACTCCACCGCCAAGGCCGGCCTGCATGGCTTCACCATGGCACTGGCGCAGGAAGTGGCGACCAAGGGCGTGACCGTCAACACGGTCTCTCCGGGCTATATCGCCACCGACATGGTCAAGGCGATCCGCCAGGACGTGCTCGACAAGATCGTCGCGACGATCCCGGTCAAGCGCCTGGGCCTGCCGGAAGAGATCGCCTCGATCTGCGCCTGGTTGTCGTCGGAGGAGTCCGGTTTCTCGACCGGCGCCGACTTCTCGCTCAACGGCGGCCTGCATATGGGCTGA
- the bktB gene encoding beta-ketothiolase BktB, whose product MTREVVVVSGVRTAIGTFGGSLKDVAPAELGALVVREALARAQVSGDDVGHVVFGNVIQTEPRDMYLGRVAAVNGGVTINAPALTVNRLCGSGLQAIVSAAQTILLGDTDVAIGGGAESMSRAPYLAPAARWGARMGDAGLVDMMLGALHDPFHRIHMGVTAENVAKEYDISRAQQDEAALESHRRASAAIKAGYFKDQIVPVVSKGRKGDVTFDTDEHVRHDATIDDMTKLRPVFVKENGTVTAGNASGLNDAAAAVVMMERAEAERRGLKPLARLVSYGHAGVDPKAMGIGPVPATKIALERAGLQVSDLDVIEANEAFAAQACAVTKALGLDPAKVNPNGSGISLGHPIGATGALITVKALHELNRVQGRYALVTMCIGGGQGIAAIFERI is encoded by the coding sequence ATGACGCGTGAAGTGGTAGTGGTAAGCGGTGTCCGTACCGCGATCGGGACCTTTGGCGGCAGCCTGAAGGATGTGGCACCGGCGGAGCTGGGCGCACTGGTGGTGCGCGAGGCGCTGGCGCGCGCGCAGGTGTCGGGCGACGATGTCGGCCACGTGGTATTCGGCAACGTGATCCAGACCGAGCCGCGCGACATGTATCTGGGCCGCGTCGCGGCCGTCAACGGCGGGGTGACGATCAACGCCCCCGCGCTGACCGTGAACCGCCTGTGCGGCTCGGGCCTGCAGGCCATTGTCAGCGCCGCGCAGACCATCCTGCTGGGCGATACCGACGTCGCCATCGGCGGCGGCGCGGAAAGCATGAGCCGCGCACCGTACCTGGCGCCGGCAGCGCGCTGGGGCGCACGCATGGGCGACGCCGGCCTGGTCGACATGATGCTGGGTGCGCTGCACGATCCCTTCCATCGCATCCACATGGGCGTGACCGCCGAGAATGTCGCCAAGGAATACGACATCTCGCGCGCGCAGCAGGACGAGGCCGCGCTGGAATCGCACCGCCGCGCTTCGGCAGCGATCAAGGCCGGCTACTTCAAGGACCAGATCGTCCCGGTGGTGAGCAAGGGCCGCAAGGGCGACGTGACCTTCGACACCGACGAGCACGTGCGCCATGACGCCACCATCGACGACATGACCAAGCTCAGGCCGGTCTTCGTCAAGGAAAACGGCACGGTCACGGCCGGCAATGCCTCGGGCCTGAACGACGCCGCCGCCGCGGTGGTGATGATGGAGCGCGCCGAAGCCGAGCGCCGCGGCCTGAAGCCGCTGGCCCGCCTGGTGTCGTACGGCCATGCCGGCGTGGACCCGAAGGCCATGGGCATCGGCCCGGTGCCGGCGACGAAGATCGCGCTGGAGCGCGCCGGCCTGCAGGTGTCGGACCTGGACGTGATCGAAGCCAACGAAGCCTTTGCCGCACAGGCGTGCGCCGTGACCAAGGCGCTCGGTCTGGACCCGGCCAAGGTTAACCCGAACGGCTCGGGCATCTCGCTGGGCCACCCGATCGGCGCCACCGGTGCCCTGATCACGGTGAAGGCGCTGCATGAGCTGAACCGCGTGCAGGGCCGCTACGCGCTGGTGACGATGTGCATCGGCGGCGGGCAGGGCATTGCCGCCATCTTCGAGCGTATCTGA
- a CDS encoding type II toxin-antitoxin system RelE/ParE family toxin — MLSIRTTQISDRWYSALRDHVARIRIQVRVDRLLNGNPGDAKALGGGVSEMRVDHGPGYRIYFQQRGQVIVILLCGGNKSTQHADIERARSLAANLDLE, encoded by the coding sequence ATGCTCAGCATCCGGACAACCCAAATTTCCGACCGCTGGTATTCGGCCTTGCGCGACCACGTCGCCAGGATTCGCATCCAGGTCCGCGTCGACCGCTTACTGAACGGGAATCCCGGCGACGCTAAAGCCCTTGGCGGTGGAGTCAGCGAAATGCGCGTGGACCACGGCCCGGGCTACCGCATCTACTTTCAGCAACGCGGCCAGGTAATTGTGATCCTGCTCTGCGGAGGCAACAAGTCGACCCAGCACGCTGATATCGAAAGAGCACGCAGTCTGGCGGCCAATCTTGATCTGGAGTGA
- a CDS encoding acetyl-CoA C-acetyltransferase has translation MTDVVIVSAARTAVGKFGGSLAKIPAPELGAVVIKAALERAGVKPEQVSEVIMGQVLTAGSGQNPARQAAIKAGLPAMVPAMTINKVCGSGLKAVMLAANAIMAGDAEIVVAGGQENMSAAPHVLPGSRDGFRMGDAKLVDTMIVDGLWDVYNQYHMGITAENVAKEYGITREAQDEFAVGSQNKAEAAQKAGKFDEEIVPVLIPQRKGDPVAFKTDEFVRQGATLDSMSGLKPAFDKAGTVTAANASGLNDGAAAVVVMSAAKAKELGLTPLATIKSYANAGVDPKVMGMGPVPASKRALSRAEWTPQDLDLMEINEAFAAQALAVHQQMGWDTSKVNVNGGAIAIGHPIGASGCRILVTLLHEMKRRDAKKGLASLCIGGGMGVALAVERK, from the coding sequence ATGACTGACGTTGTCATCGTATCCGCCGCCCGCACCGCGGTCGGCAAGTTTGGCGGCTCGCTGGCCAAGATCCCGGCACCGGAACTGGGTGCCGTGGTCATCAAGGCCGCGCTGGAGCGCGCCGGCGTCAAGCCGGAGCAGGTGAGCGAAGTCATCATGGGCCAGGTGCTGACCGCCGGTTCGGGCCAGAACCCCGCACGCCAGGCCGCGATCAAGGCCGGCCTGCCGGCGATGGTGCCGGCCATGACCATCAACAAGGTGTGCGGCTCGGGCCTGAAGGCCGTGATGCTGGCCGCCAACGCGATCATGGCGGGCGACGCCGAGATCGTGGTGGCCGGCGGCCAGGAAAACATGAGCGCCGCCCCGCACGTGCTGCCGGGCTCGCGCGATGGTTTCCGCATGGGCGATGCCAAGCTGGTCGACACCATGATCGTCGACGGCCTGTGGGACGTGTACAACCAGTACCACATGGGCATCACCGCCGAGAACGTGGCCAAGGAATACGGCATCACACGCGAGGCGCAGGATGAGTTCGCCGTCGGCTCGCAGAACAAGGCCGAAGCCGCGCAGAAGGCCGGCAAGTTTGACGAAGAGATCGTCCCGGTGCTGATCCCGCAGCGCAAGGGCGACCCGGTGGCCTTCAAGACCGACGAGTTCGTGCGCCAGGGCGCCACGCTGGACAGCATGTCCGGCCTCAAGCCCGCCTTCGACAAGGCCGGCACGGTGACCGCGGCCAACGCCTCGGGCCTGAACGACGGCGCCGCCGCGGTGGTGGTGATGTCGGCGGCCAAGGCCAAGGAACTGGGCCTGACCCCGCTGGCCACGATCAAGAGCTATGCCAACGCCGGTGTCGATCCCAAGGTGATGGGCATGGGCCCGGTGCCGGCCTCCAAGCGCGCCCTGTCGCGCGCCGAGTGGACCCCGCAAGACCTGGACCTGATGGAGATCAACGAGGCCTTTGCCGCGCAGGCGCTGGCGGTGCACCAGCAGATGGGCTGGGACACCTCCAAGGTCAATGTGAACGGCGGCGCCATCGCCATCGGCCACCCGATCGGCGCGTCGGGCTGCCGTATCCTGGTGACGCTGCTGCACGAGATGAAGCGCCGTGACGCGAAGAAGGGCCTGGCCTCGCTGTGCATCGGCGGCGGCATGGGCGTGGCGCTGGCAGTCGAGCGCAAATAA
- the rimO gene encoding 30S ribosomal protein S12 methylthiotransferase RimO: protein MKNPSESTTQKDHSPRVGFVSLGCPKALVDSEQIITQLRAEGYAISGTYDGADLVVVNTCGFIDEAVQESLDAIGEALTENGKVIVTGCLGAKKDAAGHDIVSSVHPKVLAVTGPHALGEVMQAVHTHLPKPHDPFTDLVPAAGIKLTPKHYAYLKISEGCNHRCSFCIIPSMRGDLVSRPVAEVMLEAENLFKAGVKELLVISQDTSAYGVDVKYRTGFWNGRPLKTRMTELVAALGELAAQYGAWVRLHYVYPYPHVDEIIPLMSQGHVLPYLDVPLQHAHPDVLKRMKRPANAEKTMDRIRAWREICPELTIRSTFIAGFPGETEAEFQTLLDFIAEAELDRVGCFAYSPVEGATANDLPGALPDEVREERRARFMEVAEEVSARRLQRKVGQTLRVLVDEVNQDGGIGRSSADAPEIDGLVYIAPPERHAQRYRAGEFVDVKITGADGHDLWGAV, encoded by the coding sequence GTGAAAAACCCTTCAGAATCAACGACCCAGAAAGACCATAGTCCGCGTGTGGGATTCGTTTCCCTTGGCTGCCCCAAGGCCCTGGTCGACTCCGAGCAGATCATCACCCAGCTGCGCGCCGAGGGCTATGCCATCAGCGGCACCTATGACGGCGCTGACCTGGTCGTGGTCAATACCTGCGGCTTTATCGACGAGGCCGTGCAGGAGAGCCTGGACGCCATCGGCGAGGCCCTGACCGAGAACGGCAAGGTCATCGTTACCGGCTGCCTGGGTGCGAAGAAGGATGCGGCGGGCCACGACATCGTGTCGTCGGTGCACCCCAAGGTGCTGGCCGTGACCGGCCCGCATGCGCTGGGCGAGGTGATGCAGGCGGTGCACACGCACCTGCCCAAGCCGCATGACCCGTTCACCGACCTGGTGCCGGCCGCCGGCATCAAGCTGACGCCCAAGCATTACGCCTACCTGAAGATTTCCGAGGGCTGCAACCACCGTTGCTCGTTCTGCATCATCCCGTCGATGCGCGGCGACCTGGTGTCGCGCCCGGTGGCCGAGGTCATGCTGGAGGCCGAGAACCTGTTCAAGGCCGGCGTCAAGGAGCTGCTGGTGATCTCGCAGGACACCAGTGCCTATGGCGTCGACGTCAAGTACCGCACCGGCTTCTGGAACGGCCGCCCGCTCAAGACCCGCATGACCGAGCTGGTGGCGGCGCTGGGCGAGCTGGCCGCGCAGTACGGTGCCTGGGTGCGCCTGCATTATGTCTACCCGTACCCGCACGTCGACGAGATCATCCCGCTGATGTCGCAGGGCCATGTGCTGCCGTACCTCGATGTGCCGCTGCAGCACGCGCACCCGGACGTGCTCAAGCGCATGAAGCGCCCGGCCAATGCCGAGAAGACCATGGACCGCATCCGCGCCTGGCGCGAGATCTGCCCTGAGCTGACCATCCGCAGCACCTTTATCGCCGGCTTCCCGGGCGAGACCGAGGCGGAGTTCCAGACCCTGCTCGACTTTATCGCCGAAGCCGAACTGGACCGCGTCGGCTGCTTCGCCTACTCGCCGGTGGAGGGCGCCACCGCCAATGACCTGCCGGGCGCGCTGCCCGACGAGGTGCGCGAGGAACGCCGCGCCCGCTTCATGGAAGTGGCCGAAGAGGTCTCGGCGCGCCGCCTGCAGCGCAAGGTCGGCCAGACCCTGCGCGTGCTGGTGGACGAGGTCAACCAGGATGGCGGCATCGGCCGTTCGTCCGCGGATGCGCCGGAAATCGACGGCCTCGTCTATATCGCGCCGCCGGAACGCCACGCCCAGCGCTATCGCGCCGGCGAGTTCGTCGACGTGAAGATCACCGGCGCCGATGGCCACGACCTGTGGGGCGCGGTCTGA
- a CDS encoding tRNA dihydrouridine synthase — MSRLFLAPMEGLADYVLRDVLTDTGGYDGCVSEFVRVTGSLLPARVYERETPEILAGGYTRSGTPMVIQLLGSDPEWLARNAAYAATLSPHGIDLNFGCPAKVVNRHGGGAMLLTNPELLNRIVASVRAAVPAHIAVTAKMRLGVSDASLAIDCATALAEGGAASLVVHARTRDHGYRPPAHWDWIARIAAAVDVPVIANGDVWTVADWERCRAVSGCADVMIGRGAVSDPFLALRIRGLMDGSPSDQEWPLVLRQIATYLKKLHARIASCHEHGRVKLWLSYLKRTWPQAAELHAAIRRMQDSLEIERVLEGLPGAATAPE, encoded by the coding sequence ATGAGCCGGCTGTTCCTGGCCCCCATGGAAGGGCTTGCCGACTACGTCTTGCGCGACGTGCTGACCGACACTGGCGGCTACGACGGCTGTGTGTCCGAGTTCGTCCGGGTGACCGGTTCGTTGCTTCCCGCCCGCGTCTACGAGCGCGAAACGCCCGAAATCCTCGCCGGCGGCTATACCCGCAGCGGCACGCCGATGGTGATCCAGTTGCTCGGCAGCGATCCGGAATGGCTGGCGCGCAATGCCGCCTATGCCGCGACCTTGTCGCCGCATGGCATCGACCTGAACTTCGGCTGCCCCGCCAAGGTCGTCAACCGGCATGGCGGCGGTGCCATGCTGCTGACGAATCCTGAGTTGTTGAACCGGATCGTCGCGTCCGTGCGCGCGGCGGTGCCGGCCCATATCGCCGTGACGGCAAAAATGCGGCTGGGCGTTTCCGATGCCTCGCTGGCCATTGATTGCGCCACGGCGCTGGCCGAAGGCGGCGCGGCTTCGCTCGTCGTGCATGCCCGGACGCGGGACCATGGCTACCGGCCGCCGGCCCACTGGGACTGGATCGCGCGCATTGCGGCGGCGGTGGACGTGCCGGTGATTGCCAACGGAGATGTCTGGACCGTCGCCGACTGGGAGCGTTGCCGGGCCGTCAGCGGTTGCGCCGACGTGATGATCGGGCGCGGCGCCGTGTCCGATCCTTTCCTGGCCTTGCGCATTCGCGGGCTGATGGACGGTTCGCCGTCGGACCAGGAGTGGCCGCTGGTGCTGCGCCAGATCGCCACCTACCTGAAAAAGCTGCATGCCCGTATCGCGTCGTGCCATGAGCATGGGCGCGTGAAACTGTGGCTCAGCTATCTCAAGCGGACCTGGCCACAGGCCGCCGAACTGCATGCGGCCATCCGGCGCATGCAGGACTCGCTGGAGATAGAGCGGGTCCTGGAAGGCCTGCCGGGAGCCGCGACCGCGCCGGAATGA
- a CDS encoding PepSY-associated TM helix domain-containing protein has protein sequence MKTATLRLYQTLHTWVGLMAGWALFIAFFAGAVTVFHHELHVWQSPSRLKGNAQFEASTDPAAVDRFMQKLVAIHPEAAASSYVIMPSEGEPNIAAYWQDQAGEWQMTTDARLAGGAAMQRDTSRDQVIGELSAFLNSLHYSLGIPVGGIYFMGAISVLYGLALVSGVLLHLPRLKKDLFAVRPGRNLKRFWMDTHNVLGLFSLPFHLVFAITGALFCLSLVLMMAFNTLTFDGRLFEAVPRATTAVPEVAAANRAVPTMPTATLMQIAREHGGERFTPESFRFQRYGDANAVVEVRGTSTQALGNLGSVGIHAASGEPNAGQLTANQTAGTRDSNHGLYSALYALHFGTFGELPVRLVYLLAGLAGAFLFYSGNLLWIESRRKLRQAEQPRVHRLLAQGTVGVCIGCCIGVALCFPAALLWPERAVSYTYFTVFVLACAWALLRPPVRAAVELLYAAALAWLTVPLANAILTGDHLLHSIPSGHWIIAGFDIGAIALATGFVALARATQRRARSGPAESVWAMPRAAQAAQTARPTAGAKAMPSTDTP, from the coding sequence ATGAAAACCGCAACCCTGCGCCTGTACCAGACGCTGCATACCTGGGTCGGCCTGATGGCCGGCTGGGCCCTGTTTATCGCCTTCTTTGCCGGGGCGGTCACCGTGTTCCACCATGAGCTGCACGTTTGGCAGTCGCCGTCGCGGCTGAAAGGCAATGCGCAGTTCGAGGCCAGTACCGACCCGGCCGCGGTCGACCGCTTCATGCAGAAGCTGGTCGCGATCCACCCCGAGGCCGCGGCCAGCTCATACGTGATCATGCCGTCGGAGGGAGAGCCCAATATCGCGGCCTACTGGCAGGACCAGGCCGGCGAGTGGCAGATGACCACCGACGCCCGCCTGGCCGGCGGCGCCGCGATGCAGCGCGACACCTCGCGCGACCAGGTGATCGGCGAACTGTCGGCATTCCTGAACAGCCTGCACTACTCGCTGGGGATCCCGGTCGGCGGCATCTATTTCATGGGCGCGATCTCGGTGCTGTACGGGCTGGCACTGGTATCGGGCGTGCTGCTGCACCTGCCACGGCTGAAGAAGGACCTGTTTGCAGTGCGCCCCGGGCGCAACCTGAAGCGCTTCTGGATGGACACCCACAATGTGCTGGGCCTGTTCAGCCTGCCTTTCCACCTGGTCTTTGCCATCACCGGCGCGCTGTTCTGCCTGTCGCTGGTGCTGATGATGGCGTTCAACACACTGACCTTCGATGGCCGCCTGTTCGAGGCGGTGCCCCGCGCCACCACCGCCGTGCCGGAAGTGGCCGCGGCCAACCGCGCGGTGCCGACCATGCCCACGGCAACGCTGATGCAGATCGCGCGCGAGCACGGCGGCGAGCGATTCACGCCCGAGTCGTTCCGCTTCCAGCGCTATGGCGACGCCAACGCCGTGGTGGAGGTGCGCGGCACCAGCACGCAGGCACTCGGCAACCTGGGCTCGGTCGGCATCCATGCCGCCAGCGGCGAGCCCAACGCGGGCCAGCTGACCGCCAACCAGACCGCCGGCACGCGCGACAGCAACCACGGGCTCTACAGCGCGCTGTACGCACTGCATTTCGGCACTTTCGGCGAGCTGCCGGTGCGGCTGGTCTACCTGCTGGCCGGGCTCGCCGGCGCCTTCCTGTTCTATTCAGGCAACCTGCTGTGGATCGAGTCACGGCGCAAGCTGCGCCAGGCCGAGCAGCCTCGCGTGCACCGGCTGCTGGCGCAGGGCACGGTCGGCGTGTGCATCGGCTGCTGCATCGGCGTGGCGCTGTGCTTCCCGGCGGCGCTGCTGTGGCCGGAGCGCGCGGTGAGCTACACGTATTTCACGGTGTTTGTCCTGGCCTGTGCCTGGGCGCTGCTGCGCCCGCCGGTGCGCGCCGCGGTGGAACTGCTCTACGCCGCCGCGCTGGCGTGGCTGACGGTGCCGCTGGCGAATGCGATCCTGACCGGCGACCACCTGCTGCACAGCATCCCCAGCGGGCACTGGATCATCGCCGGCTTCGATATCGGCGCGATCGCGCTGGCCACGGGCTTTGTCGCCCTGGCCCGCGCCACGCAGCGCCGCGCGCGCAGTGGGCCGGCGGAGTCGGTCTGGGCGATGCCGCGGGCAGCCCAAGCCGCCCAGACCGCCAGGCCCACCGCGGGCGCCAAGGCGATGCCCAGCACGGATACGCCCTGA
- a CDS encoding cystathionine beta-lyase — MSDSPSDKPASPAHYLQTVAVQPELEIAPGFASFSPATHRGSTVVFRNLAELRAHGDGATTYWRYGLHATPTSEALCQHLALLEGARHTLLQPSGLAAISLVYFALLKSGDDVLVPHNVYGPNRDHGEWLAREFGVTVRYYDPMDAAAMAAMIRPNTRLIWMESPGSVTMEVPDSDAIVAAARAHGVLTAIDNTWSAGIYFRPFDKGIDISVQALTKYQSGGSDVLMGAVLTCDDALHDRLKRTRMLMGWGVSADDCHLVLRGLPSLPVRLAAHDRAAREVAEWLRQRPEVARVLHPALPDCPGHASWRRDFTGASGLFAIILRARYTRQQVDALVEALQLFAIGWSWGGAHSLAVPYHVQGMRPAGTWPPAGWQDAGELVRLYIGLEDTRDLIADLRQALEATLAA, encoded by the coding sequence GTGTCCGATTCGCCATCCGACAAGCCCGCGTCGCCCGCCCATTACCTGCAAACCGTTGCGGTCCAGCCCGAGCTGGAGATCGCGCCCGGCTTTGCCTCGTTCTCTCCCGCCACGCACCGCGGCTCCACCGTGGTGTTCCGCAACCTCGCCGAACTGCGCGCCCATGGCGACGGTGCCACCACCTACTGGCGCTATGGCCTGCACGCCACGCCCACCAGCGAGGCGCTGTGCCAGCACCTGGCGCTGCTGGAGGGCGCGCGCCACACGCTGCTGCAGCCGTCGGGGCTGGCGGCGATCTCGCTGGTCTACTTCGCGCTGCTCAAGAGCGGCGACGACGTGCTGGTGCCGCACAACGTCTACGGCCCCAACCGCGACCACGGCGAGTGGCTGGCACGCGAATTCGGCGTGACCGTGCGCTACTACGACCCGATGGACGCTGCTGCGATGGCGGCGATGATCCGGCCGAATACGCGCCTGATCTGGATGGAGTCGCCCGGTTCGGTGACCATGGAAGTGCCCGACAGCGACGCCATCGTCGCCGCGGCCAGGGCGCACGGCGTGCTGACCGCGATCGACAATACCTGGTCTGCCGGCATCTACTTCCGCCCGTTCGACAAGGGCATCGACATCTCGGTGCAGGCGCTGACCAAGTACCAGTCCGGCGGCAGCGACGTGCTGATGGGCGCGGTGCTGACCTGCGACGATGCGCTGCATGACCGCCTCAAGCGCACCCGCATGCTGATGGGCTGGGGTGTTTCCGCCGATGACTGCCACCTGGTGCTGCGCGGGCTGCCGAGCCTGCCGGTGCGCCTGGCCGCGCATGACCGTGCGGCCCGCGAAGTGGCGGAGTGGCTGCGCCAGCGGCCCGAGGTTGCGCGCGTGCTGCATCCTGCGCTGCCGGACTGCCCCGGCCACGCCAGCTGGCGGCGCGATTTCACCGGTGCCAGCGGGCTCTTTGCCATCATCCTGCGGGCACGCTATACACGCCAGCAGGTGGATGCCTTGGTCGAGGCGCTGCAGCTGTTTGCGATCGGCTGGTCCTGGGGCGGTGCCCACAGCCTGGCCGTGCCGTACCACGTGCAGGGCATGCGCCCGGCGGGCACCTGGCCGCCGGCCGGCTGGCAGGATGCCGGCGAACTGGTGCGGCTTTATATCGGCCTGGAAGACACGCGCGACCTGATCGCCGACCTGCGCCAGGCGCTGGAGGCTACGCTGGCCGCGTAA
- a CDS encoding DUF2789 domain-containing protein has protein sequence MESTFHQFSELFAQLGLASDEASIRSFIGTHAPLPDDVELAEAPFWTPAQATLLRDELLDDADWAEVVDQLNLALRQPA, from the coding sequence ATGGAATCGACCTTCCACCAGTTTTCCGAACTGTTCGCCCAGCTCGGCCTGGCCTCCGACGAAGCCAGCATCCGCAGCTTTATCGGCACGCACGCCCCGCTGCCCGACGATGTCGAGCTGGCCGAGGCACCGTTCTGGACCCCCGCCCAGGCCACGCTGCTGCGCGACGAACTGCTGGACGACGCCGACTGGGCCGAGGTCGTCGACCAGCTCAATCTCGCCCTGAGACAGCCGGCCTGA